One region of Wyeomyia smithii strain HCP4-BCI-WySm-NY-G18 chromosome 3, ASM2978416v1, whole genome shotgun sequence genomic DNA includes:
- the LOC129729146 gene encoding uncharacterized protein LOC129729146 yields the protein MVSRGVQPNELMRSDLWWNGPGFLRVTNDMSDPRAEDNEDDLSEEDCVVVGIVTASANGNYQYELIMACSSFRRLQRRFAYVCRFIYNCRAKGLGKKKRSGAIGVMDWRDAVYCMVRIVQRVVYYEKISNIQRGERVEGKLRNFNPFFDEQERLLRVGGRIKYSDSPRDQKQPMIIPERHHFTEIVIEALHQEELHVGLNGLMAKIRRQFWPVNAKRTINRLVRRCVKCFRANPRDVQQFMGDLPSVRVTITQPFSRMGEDYAGPFFIKQGRSKAPCKAYVCVFVCICTKAIHLELVTSLTTEGFLQALLRFVGRRGNVSDIYSDNGTNFIGAKRELQELFQLLKSQILQEKIAGFCQPRGINWHLVPPKAPHQGGLWEAGVKAMKTHLHRTLKEAYLTYEEMNTLLIKSRPY from the coding sequence ATGGTATCGCGTGGTGTGCAACCAAATGAATTGATGCGTAGTGATTTGTGGTGGAACGGACCGGGCTTCCTCCGTGTTACTAACGATATGTCGGATCCAAGAGCCGAGGATAATGAAGATGACCTTTCAGAAGAAGATTGTGTTGTGGTTGGAATAGTGACGGCTTCGGCCAACGGTAACTATCAATACGAACTTATCATGGCGTGTAGCAGCTTCAGAAGGCTGCAGCGAAGATTTGCTTACGTGTGTCGGTTCATTTACAACTGTCGGGCGAAAGGGCTTGGCAAGAAAAAGAGATCCGGAGCTATTGGTGTGATGGATTGGCGTGACGCTGTATATTGTATGGTACGCATAGTTCAGCGGGTTGTGTACTACGAAAAGATCAGCAACATTCAACGAGGTGAACGTGTGGAGGGAAAACTAAGAAACTTTAACCCTTTCTTCGATGAGCAAGAGAGACTGCTGAGAGTCGGCGGTCGGATCAAGTACTCCGATTCGCCGAGAGATCAGAAACAGCCGATGATCATCCCTGAACGTCACCATTTCACAGAAATCGTTATTGAGGCGCTGCACCAAGAGGAGCTGCACGTCGGATTGAACGGCCTGATGGCAAAGATAAGAAGACAATTCTGGCCAGTCAACGCTAAACGCACTATCAATCGATTAGTCAGAAGATGTGTGAAATGCTTTCGTGCGAATCCTCGGGATGTGCAGCAATTCATGGGAGATCTGCCCAGTGTCCGAGTCACCATCACCCAACCATTTTCACGTATGGGTGAGGACTACGCGGGCCCTTTTTTCATCAAGCAAGGGCGATCGAAGGCTCCGTGCAAGGCGTATGTCTGTGTTTTCGTATGCATATGTACGAAGGCTATTCATTTGGAACTTGTGACTTCATTGACGACAGAAGGGTTCTTACAGGCTCTGCTGCGTTTCGTTGGACGGCGTGGAAATGTGTCAGACATATATTCTGATAATGGCACCAATTTTATTGGGGCCAAACGAGAACTTCAGGAATTGTTTCAGCTTCTGAAGTCGCAAATTCTGCAAGAGAAGATAGCAGGCTTCTGTCAGCCACGTGGAATAAACTGGCATTTGGTACCACCGAAGGCTCCCCACCAGGGTGGGCTGTGGGAAGCTGGTGTCAAGGCTATGAAAACTCACCTTCACCGAACGTTGAAGGAGGCGTATTTGACATACGAGGAAATGAACACCCTCTTAATCAAATCAAGGCCATATTAA
- the LOC129729147 gene encoding uncharacterized protein LOC129729147: protein MHFEEKCEITETATSNAETRPIARSSTTTQETPKIVAKCEVPVLTVSAHTQVMLATAVIDVIDRSGVAHRCRALLDSGAMANFISQRISDVLRLHEKCVNVPVIGVNGTRTTVKFKVNATVKSRRTNCDFSVDFLIVPRITGALPPMELDASKWPIPKQILLADPRFFCYSRVDMLIGAEVFYDLMGSGKIRMSNDLPLLQESLLGWLDAGTVSADRNVGSVKVLQATTSDPRDEQLNTLLERFWMIDEQTAEPLNNDCERHFLETYSRGEDGRYTVQQPFRDDPGQLGDSRNQAEKMFKALENRLERRPEMKKLYSDFIHEYLELDHARILEPKEPESSTTRFRVVFNASAKTTNGASLNDILMDAPTVQKPLFDIMLQWRLLKYAFTADAQRTYRQVKIDGAHTKYQRCLWRDDRTQPIQDIELLRVTYGIGPAGFLATRCLNQLAQDERNLKQAP from the exons ATGCACTTCGAGGAGAAGTGCGAGATAACGGAGACAGCAACGAGCAATGCTGAGACGAGACCAATCGCTAGAAGCTCTACTACAACACAGGAGACACCGAAGATCGTTGCAAAATGCGAAGTTCCAGTCTTGACGGTATCGGCGCATACGCAGGTGATGCTGGCAACGGCAGTCATCGATGTAATTGACAGAAGCGGTGTAGCGCATAGATGTCGTGCGTTGCTAGACTCTGGTGCAATGGCGAACTTCATATCCCAGAGAATTAGTGATGTGCTGCGTCTTCATGAGAAATGTGTAAACGTGCCAGTAATTGGAGTGAACGGAACCCGAACAACGGTGAAATTCAAGGTGAACGCCACCGTGAAGTCCAGGAGAACAAATTGCGATTTCTCTGTAGACTTTTTGATAGTTCCTCGTATAACTGGTGCGCTACCTCCGATGGAGCTGGATGCTTCAAAGTGGCCGATTCCGAAGCAGATACTGTTGGCAGATCCAAGGTTTTTTTGTTACAGCCGAGTGGACATGCTTATTGGAGCCGAAGTTTTCTACGACCTGATGGGAAGCGGCAAGATACGGATGTCAAACGATCTTCCACTGTTGCAGGAGAGCCTTCTAGGATGGCTAGACGCTGGAACAGTCAGCGCCGATCGAAACGTTGGCAGTGTAAAGGTTTTGCAAGCTACAACATCCGATCCCAGGGACGAACAACTTAACACTCTGTTGGAACGCTTTTGGATGATCGATGAACAAACGGCCGAGCCCTTGAACAATGACTGTGAAAGACACTTCCTTGAAACGTATTCCAGAGGAGAGGATGGACGATATACCGTTCAGCAACCATTTCGAGACGATCCTGGTCAGCTTGGAGACTCCAGGAATCAAGCGGAGAAGATGTTCAAGGCGCTGGAGAACAGGCTTGAAAGGCGGCCTGAAATGAAAAAGCTCTATTCGGATTTTATCCACGAGTATCTGGAGCTTGATCATGCTAGGATACTGGAGCCTAAAGAA CCTGAAAGCTCAACGACAAGGTTTCGGGTAGTATTTAATGCCTCCGCAAAGACCACTAACGGTGCATCATTGAATGACATTTTGATGGATGCTCCGACAGTGCAAAAACCTCTTTTTGATATCATGCTGCAGTGGCGGCTACTTAAATACGCCTTTACGGCTGACGCTCAGCGCACGTATCGACAAGTGAAGATAGACGGCGCCCATACAAAGTATCAGCGATGTTTGTGGAGAGACGACAGGACTCAGCCCATCCAAGATATCGAACTGCTGCGTGTGACATATGGTATTGGACCAGCAGGATTCTTGGCAACACGATGCCTGAATCAATTGGCCCAGGATGAGCGGAACCTGAAGCAAGCGCCGTAG